Sequence from the Thermocoleostomius sinensis A174 genome:
CAGGTACATCGATTCTTGGGCTTAACCGTAGGACTGATTCAGCAAGGCATGACCCCCACCGAGCGCAAAAAGAACTATGGCTGTGATATCACCTATGGCACCAACAGCGAACTGGGGTTTGACTACCTGCGCGACAATATGGCCACCTCTATGCCAGATGTGGTACAGCGCCCGTTTAACTACTGCATTATTGATGAAGTAGACTCGGTTTTGATTGATGAAGCCCGCACCCCTCTGATCATTTCAGGTCAAGTAGAGCGCCCCAGCGAGAAATATATGCGGGCGGCTCAGGTGGCGGCAGCCTTAATCAAGAAAAAAGACGAAGATGACCCAGACGGGCATTATGAGGTAGACGAAAAGCAGCGAAACGTCTTGCTGTCGGACGAAGGATTTATTCGGGCTGAGCAACTGTTGGGCGTTAAGGATTTATTTGACCCGAAAGATCCGTGGGCGCACTATATCTTTAATGCCATCAAAGCCAAAGAGTTGTTCATCAAGGACGTAAACTATATTGTTCGCCACGACGAAGTGGTGATTGTAGACGAATTCACAGGACGGGTAATGCCGGGTCGTCGCTGGAGTGATGGGCTGCATCAGGCGATTGAAGCCAAGGAAAATGTGGAAATTCAACCAGAGACACAAACTCTGGCAACCATTACCTACCAAAACTTCTTCTTGCTCTATCCCAAACTGGCGGGTATGACGGGAACTGCCAAAACGGAGGAAGCAGAATTTGAGAAGATTTATAACCTGGAAGTGACGGTCATTCCCACGAACCGCCCCACTGGACGGAAAGACTTGCCCGATGTGGTATACAAAACGGAAGAAGCGAAGTGGCGAGCGATCGCCCAGGAATGCTCTGAAATGCACGAAATGGGACGTCCGGTGCTGGTGGGTACAACAAGCGTCGAAAAGTCGGAGCTTCTGTCCCGGATGTTGAGCGAGTTGAATGTAAACCACAACTTGCTGAACGCCAAGCCGGAGAACGTGGAGCGGGAATCGGAAATTATTGCGCAGGCCGGCCGCAAAGGCGCGGTGACGATCGCCACGAACATGGCAGGACGTGGAACTGACATTATTCTGGGCGGGAATGCCGATTACATGGCGCGCTTGAAGCTGCGGGAATATTTTATGCCCCGTATTGTCCAACCTGAAGATGAGGAAGGCTTTGCGGTGGCTAAGGTGATGAGCGGCAGTGGTCGATCGGGTGGTAAAGGCTTTATGCCCAATGCTAACCAGAAGGTGAAGACCTGGCGAGCCTCACCACAAATTTTCCCCACCGAGTTATCGAAAGAAACCGAGAAAGCCCTCAAAGAAGCAGTGGACTTCGCTGTGCAGCAGTATGGCGAGCGATCGTTGCCGGAACTGAAAGCGGAAGATATTGTCGCCACTGCGTCTGAAAAGGCCCCCACTGATGATGCCGTGATTCTGAAGCTGCGCAAGGTCTACAACGCTATTCGCCAAGAGTACGAGCAATTTACCCATGCTGAGCATGATGAAGTGGTGCAGGTGGGTGGGCTGCACGTAATTGGAACAGAGCGCCATGAGTCTCGCCGCATTGATAACCAGTTGCGGGGCCGAGCCGGACGCCAAGGCGACCCCGGTTCGACGCGGTTCTTCCTGAGCTTGCAAGACAACTTGCTGCGCATCTTTGGGGGCGATCGGGTCGCTGGCTTGATGAATGCCTTTCGCGTAGAAGAAGACATGCCAATCGAATCAGGAATGTTGACGCGATCGTTGGAAGGAGCACAAAAGAAAGTTGAAACCTATTACTACGACATTCGGAAACAGGTGTTTGAATACGACGAAGTGATGAATAATCAGCGTCGGGCCATCTATGCCGAACGTCGTCGTGTATTGGAAGGACAAGACCTGAAGGAACAGGTAATTAAATATATTGAACGCACCATGAACGACATTGTGGATGCTTACATCAATCCCGATCTACCGCCGGAAGAATGGGATTTGCAAAGCATTGTCGGTAAAGTGAAAGAATTCATCTATCTGCTCAAGGATCTAGAACCAGACCAACTCACCGATCTCTCAGTGGGCGAAATTAAGACCTTCTTGCACGAACAAGGGCGCATTGCTTACGACATTAAGGAAGCACAAATTGATCAAATTAAACCGGGATTGATGCGCGAAGCCGAACGGTTCTTTATTCTGCAACAAATCGATACCCTCTGGCGAGAACACCTCCAGCAAATGGAAGCGCTGCGGGAAGCGATCGGGCTGCGCGGCTATGGTCAACGCGATCCGTTGATTGAATACAAGAGCGAAGGCTACGAACTGTTCCTGGAAATGATGACCAATATTCGTCGGAATGTGGTCTACTCGCTGTTCCAGTTCCAACCACAACCACAGCCCGTTCCCCAACCCTCGTCAGAAGTGGTTTAGTGAGACCTTATCGCTAGAAAACTAGGATAGAGAGGCTGTCCATTGTCTGGTGGGGTGGTTGATTGGCTGACAAATCTCGATTCCCCTCACCTTAAGTCCCTCTCCCTCTGAGGGACTTTAAAACACATGGGGGCAAGGGTTGGGAGATGAGGGGGCAAAGAGTGGTCAGTCAATTAGGGTAGGATGGACAGCCTAGTTCAAACCAACTTTCGTTTTACCGTCCCTCAACGATCTATCATTTCTGCTAACTCATCTATCCATACTTGTGGCAACCACACCTCTGCGTCTGGTTGCTCGGGGGATTCCATTGGATTAGGAACATTTCGAGTTGAATTGAGATTGTGCCCTGTTGCAGTGTGAGTCGGCGTGGCTCGACGTTCAACTAATTGAGGTTTATTTACGATCGGAGCAGATGCGGCGATGGTCTGAGAGGGTGTTTGAGAAGCCAGGAAGGTCGTAAAAAAGCTCACTCAGTGTAGGCTGCGAATAGCAAATATCTACAGCCCTGAGTGAGTCAGATGAGTAAAGCATATCCCAGTAACCTAACCCGCGCCCAATATGAGGTTTTGAGTGAATTAATTCCAGCAGCAAAGCCAGGTGGTCGTCCTCGCAGCGTTGACCTGTGGGAGGTGCTCAATGCCATGCTCTATGTTCTGGTTGAAGGCTGTCGTTGGCGTTCTTTACCTGGTGATTTCCCAGCCTGGCAGACGGTGTACACGTACTTCCGCAACTGGCGATTGGACGGCACCTGGATTTCCATTCATGACCAGTTGCACCAGTGGGTTCGCATCGATGCGCAACGCTATCCTAGTCCATCAGAAGCGATCATCGATAGCCAAAGCATCAAGAGTGCAGCAGGAGTTCATCAACAAGTTGGCTTTGATGGAGGCAAGCTGATTACAGGACGCAAACGATTTTTAACGGTGGATACGTTAGGACTGGTTTTGCGGGTGTTTGTGAGTGCGGCAAACCTGGGGGAACGCGAAGGGGGCAAACGTGTCCTCAAACGAGTCAAACGGATGAAGAAAAAGGTTTCACGCTTAATCACCATTTGGGTAGACGGCGGGTTCGATGGCGCCCCTTTTCTGATGTGGGTGATGGATGTTTGTCGTTGGATTGTGCAAGTTGTACTGCGACCTGAGCAAACCAAAGGCTTTAGCTTGCTCAAAAAGAGGTGGGTGGTAGAACGAACTTTTGGTTGGCTAATGGGATGCAGACGGTTGGTCAGAGACTATGAATTATTACCAGAGACATCAGAAACCTTGATCTACCTTGCCATGATTCGGATTATGGTGAGGCGGTTGGCATAAATTTGACACCTCAAATCTTTTCAAACACCCTCTGAGGGCGAATTAAGTGCAGAAGCAGACGATTAATCGCGGCAAACCGGGCTGCTATCCATCGCAAAACCGCTCGATTAAGTATAGAAACTTCCATGGGATTACTTTATATAAATAAAAAATAGAAATAAGCTATTTCAAGGCTAAATGAAAAATCTTAAAACAGCGGCTAAAATCTCAATCCCTCTAAACTCTTCATGAATCGTATAACTATCGTATAGGTATTGTATAGCTCCAGACATCAGCGCTTAATCTTCCTTTCCGCTGCATCGTGAAAGGTGTATGCTGACAACAATTTCAACAAGTTCAACAACCAGTTCAATACTTCGACCCTGGCAGTATCACAAAGTCAATCGCTTCTCCTAACCCTAGCCCAATTACCGCAACAACTACTAGCGTCACAAACACATCCAGTTGCTTGGTTCCAGCCGACTTAAGGTCAAGAGCAGCCAACAGCATCGTGATCAATGGAGCCGCCAGAAATGTCACGATCGCTGGTTCTACAGTAATTAGTGCCAAAAGCAAGCTAAACATGAGACTGAGGCTAATGACAACCCACAAACTTTGCGAACCAAATAGCCCCAGCAACAGTTCGACAATCGGATTACTCTTCCAAGCGATGGCGATCGTTAAACTTGTAACCAGAATTCCTACCAACCAAACCACGTGGTAAGCCGATAAATACCAACCTAGCAAGACATAAGCTAGTAAAACCAGTCCTAGCGAAACCCAGGATAGCTTCAGCCATTCAACGTCATCCATGTTGTCTTCGCTCTAAAGCACCGTCATAAAATCCATTCCAACTATAGCGATTTCGACTAGACACTTTTGCAGCTAAATTTTCTATCTAAATGGCTCGACCGGCAAGGGGTGAGTACTACCCACAAATACTCAGCCCCTCCACTTTATCGCGCTTAGCATGAATGCTCTTAATGTGCTTACGTACTGTGTCTTCGCTAATGTGCAGCGTAGCAGCGATCGTTTTATACGTTGCCCCCGCTTGCTTCAACTGCCAAACTTGCGTTTCTCGATCGGACAAGCCATACTTCTGAGCTTCGGTACTGGCTTTGTGTTGCGCCGACTGCTGCCGATCTTCTAACGTCACCAACAAACAAGGGCCGTCGATCATTTTTAATTGCAGCCACTGGGCACGAATCCGAATCGAACCTGTCTCCTCGGTTTTAATTTCGTCTTCAATCACGAACACTTGAGGAGAAACAGATTTGCTCTCGGTCATGAGCGTTTGACAGCTACGCCAAATTGGTAATGGCACAGCACTTGGGCAAGAAGGAGGTAGAGAAGATGAAGCCGCTGCCAAAGTTTCAGTTAATTGGTAGCAAAGGCGCTTAGCGCAACGGTTGGCAAACAGCAAGTCTCCTTGAGCACTTAGCAGCATGATGCCATCCATTAGTCCTTCTAAAGCATACTGAATCAACACAGGCAAATTGTTCGAGCGAGGGCTGTCTGAAAGATATGCTAAAGACGATCGAGGAGAACTAGCGGTTGTAGAAATCGTTGTTAAGGCAGCCATAGTCTGACGGGGCACAGGGGCACAAAGAGTTGTTGATATCATCCAAACTAGATCTGTACAAACTAGATCTGTAAAAGATCCGTAAGCACCTTACTTCTAGTAGCCTGCCCTTATCATGCGGGTTAACCGAGAAGATCTAGAGAACGTGCTCAACTGACTGTGACGGTGTCGTCAATGCCAGAAACGGGAACAGAAACAAGAGCTTGGGGTAAAACATGTTTAGGAGATGATTGAAGAGATTATTGAAAAAGTGATCGCTGCATGAGCTTTCTCAAAGGGCGATCGCTAAACTGAGGAGAGAGGTAATCTGGATATATACTTTTGTTAAGCAAACCTTTGGACGTGTTTCCAATGACAGCAGTAGTCACCATGTCCCCAATAGCCACACTAACGGCAATGACCACTTCGCCGACGATTGCACCAGAAAAATCTAGCCAAACGGTGCAAAAACCCTATCCCAACTATAAAGTGATTGTGTTGAATGATGACTTCAATACGTTTCAGCATGTGGCCAACAGCTTGATGAAGTACATTCCTGGGATGACTAGCGATCGGGCTTGGGATCTGACGAACCAAGTACACTACGAAGGGCAGGCTACCGTTTGGGTAGGGCCTCAAGAGCAAGCAGAACTATATCATCAGCAGTTAAGCCGAGCCGGATTGACGATGGCTCCTTTGGAAGCCGCATAGCCTGTCGGTGTGCTCTGTCTGTCTGAATTGGTCATCGCTTGGACGCGAATCGACCATAGAGAACCGTCAGGTGACGCAGCCGATCGCTTAATTCCTCAGTCAGTGCGTCTGCCTGATAACGCCAGCCCCAATTTCCTGCTGCTCGACTGGGTTCATTCATGCGGGCCTCACTACCCAGCCCCAACACATCTTGCAGGGGAATGATGGCTTGATTAGCCACTGTGGCAAAGGCCAGACGCACTAGATCCCAGTGAATGCCCTGAGACGACTCACTCAAATAGCGCTGTACTCTTGCTTGTTCGTCAGGTGATCGTTTATTAAACCATCCCACAGTGGTGTCGTTATCGTGGGTTCCAGTATAGACGACACAGTTAGGCGTGTAGTTAAACGGCAGATAGGGGTTGTCTGGTTGCGAATCAAAGGCAAAGTGCAGCACCTTCATTCCCGGAAACTCGAACTCATCTCGTAACGCCTCCACTTCTGGTGTAATCACCCCCAAATCTTCAGCAATAATCGGTAGAGTACCTAGTTCGTCTTTCAGGCGGGTAAAAAGCTGCTTACCCGGAGCCAGCAACCACTGCCCATTGATCGCCGTTGCTTCACCTTGGGGCACCGCCCAGTAAGCTTCAAAGCCCCGGAAGTGATCAATCCGCACCAAGTCAACCCGCTCAAATAGCTTGCGAAAGCGTTGAATCCACCAGTTGAAATCATCTTCTTGCATTCGCTCCCAGTTGTAGAGAGGATTGCCCCACAACTGACCCGTGGCGCTAAAATAATCGGGTGGAACCCCAGCCATCTGCGTTGGTAGCCCGGTTTCTGAGTCGAGGCAGAATAAGTCTGAATGGGCCCACACTTCAGCACTATCGTGAGCCAGATAGATGGGCAGATCACCTAAGACTTCCACCCCGTTTTGATTGGCGTAGGCTTTAAGCCCTGTCCACTGGCGAGAGAATTCAAATTGCAGAAACTTGTGATAAAAAATTTCATCCGCCAGCTTCGATCGCCACGCTTCTACAGCCTCCGGTTCGTGATGGGCGATCGGTGGTTCCCATTGATGCCAGCTTGCGCCACGGTGGGCATCTTTCAGCGATCGAAACAGGGCATAGTCTTCCAGCCAATCAGCCTGCATTTGACAAAAGTCTGCAAACGCCTGTTGCAGCGATGCATCCGCTTGCGATCGAAACTGTTGACAGGCTTTGCGTAGCAGCGGTTCTTTACTGTGAATCACCCAACCATAATCAACTTGCAGCGGCAGTTGCGGCAGTTGGCGCAGATCGTCGTTTGTTAATAGCCCAATGTCTCGCAGTTGCTCTGGACTAATCAACAAGGGATTGCCAGCATTAGCTGAAAAGCACTGATAGGGTGAATCGCCATACCCGGTGGGTCCAAGCGGTAGAATTTGCCAGAGTCGCTGTCCTGCTGCGCGCAGAAAATCGATAAATTGATACGCTGTTGGGCCTAAATCACCAATTCCAAATTGACTGGGAAAAGAACTTGGATGTAGCAGGACGCCGCTGGATCTCGGGAATGGCATAAACAATTACAGGACAGGGTGAAACGAATAGAAAATCAGATGAGGATTTCAACTGCAAGATAGGAGCCTGCACATTCGTGAAACGCTCCTGCGGAATTCATTCAATCTTTTAAAGTCTTAGGTTGAAACGCACGTGAAAGTGCTAGCGAGCGATAGACTGTGGGAAACCTTCAAACCCACTGTAACTGAAAGCGATCGCCCTTCTATACAAAATTTACAGATTAATTACGACTCGCTAGCTTATATAAAGACAATTTGAGGATAGGTATGGAACAGGATGAACGCACAGAAAAGCAACGAATGTTGGACGGCGATCTCTATCTGGGATCTGATCCAACTCTGGTAGCAGCACGACAGCGCGCTCATCGCTTACTGCAAACCTACAATCAAGTAGCGATCGAGGATACTCAACAACAAACCCAACTCTTACACGAGTTGTTTGGGCAGGTGGGAGCCAATCCTCAAATTATGCCGCCGTTTCACTGTGACTACGGCAGTCACATTTATGTGGGCGATCGGTTTTACATGAATGTGGGCTGTGTGATTTTAGATTGCAATACCGTTCACATTGGCGATGATGTTTTGTGTGCGCCGCATGTGCAAATCTATACAGCCTATCACCCGGTTGATCCTACCGTGCGGCTAACTGGCCGGGAATATGCTGCGCCAGTTCGGATTGGCAACAATGTTTGGATTGGCGGTGGAGCGATCATTTGTCCAGGGGTAACGATCGGCGACAACACAACCATTGGGGCCGGCAGTGTCGTCACCAAAGATATTCCAGCCAATGTGGTCGCGGTAGGAAAC
This genomic interval carries:
- the clpS gene encoding ATP-dependent Clp protease adapter ClpS encodes the protein MTAVVTMSPIATLTAMTTSPTIAPEKSSQTVQKPYPNYKVIVLNDDFNTFQHVANSLMKYIPGMTSDRAWDLTNQVHYEGQATVWVGPQEQAELYHQQLSRAGLTMAPLEAA
- the secA gene encoding preprotein translocase subunit SecA, which gives rise to MLKNLLGDPNARKLRKYKNDIVEINLLEEEIQALSDEQLVGKTAEFRQRIENGESLDDLLPEAFAVVREAGKRVLGMRHFDVQLIGGMVLHDGQIAEMKTGEGKTLVATLPAYLNALSGKGVHVVTVNDYLARRDAEWMGQVHRFLGLTVGLIQQGMTPTERKKNYGCDITYGTNSELGFDYLRDNMATSMPDVVQRPFNYCIIDEVDSVLIDEARTPLIISGQVERPSEKYMRAAQVAAALIKKKDEDDPDGHYEVDEKQRNVLLSDEGFIRAEQLLGVKDLFDPKDPWAHYIFNAIKAKELFIKDVNYIVRHDEVVIVDEFTGRVMPGRRWSDGLHQAIEAKENVEIQPETQTLATITYQNFFLLYPKLAGMTGTAKTEEAEFEKIYNLEVTVIPTNRPTGRKDLPDVVYKTEEAKWRAIAQECSEMHEMGRPVLVGTTSVEKSELLSRMLSELNVNHNLLNAKPENVERESEIIAQAGRKGAVTIATNMAGRGTDIILGGNADYMARLKLREYFMPRIVQPEDEEGFAVAKVMSGSGRSGGKGFMPNANQKVKTWRASPQIFPTELSKETEKALKEAVDFAVQQYGERSLPELKAEDIVATASEKAPTDDAVILKLRKVYNAIRQEYEQFTHAEHDEVVQVGGLHVIGTERHESRRIDNQLRGRAGRQGDPGSTRFFLSLQDNLLRIFGGDRVAGLMNAFRVEEDMPIESGMLTRSLEGAQKKVETYYYDIRKQVFEYDEVMNNQRRAIYAERRRVLEGQDLKEQVIKYIERTMNDIVDAYINPDLPPEEWDLQSIVGKVKEFIYLLKDLEPDQLTDLSVGEIKTFLHEQGRIAYDIKEAQIDQIKPGLMREAERFFILQQIDTLWREHLQQMEALREAIGLRGYGQRDPLIEYKSEGYELFLEMMTNIRRNVVYSLFQFQPQPQPVPQPSSEVV
- a CDS encoding helix-turn-helix transcriptional regulator, giving the protein MAALTTISTTASSPRSSLAYLSDSPRSNNLPVLIQYALEGLMDGIMLLSAQGDLLFANRCAKRLCYQLTETLAAASSSLPPSCPSAVPLPIWRSCQTLMTESKSVSPQVFVIEDEIKTEETGSIRIRAQWLQLKMIDGPCLLVTLEDRQQSAQHKASTEAQKYGLSDRETQVWQLKQAGATYKTIAATLHISEDTVRKHIKSIHAKRDKVEGLSICG
- a CDS encoding sugar O-acetyltransferase; its protein translation is MEQDERTEKQRMLDGDLYLGSDPTLVAARQRAHRLLQTYNQVAIEDTQQQTQLLHELFGQVGANPQIMPPFHCDYGSHIYVGDRFYMNVGCVILDCNTVHIGDDVLCAPHVQIYTAYHPVDPTVRLTGREYAAPVRIGNNVWIGGGAIICPGVTIGDNTTIGAGSVVTKDIPANVVAVGNPCRVLRSV
- the malQ gene encoding 4-alpha-glucanotransferase, whose amino-acid sequence is MPFPRSSGVLLHPSSFPSQFGIGDLGPTAYQFIDFLRAAGQRLWQILPLGPTGYGDSPYQCFSANAGNPLLISPEQLRDIGLLTNDDLRQLPQLPLQVDYGWVIHSKEPLLRKACQQFRSQADASLQQAFADFCQMQADWLEDYALFRSLKDAHRGASWHQWEPPIAHHEPEAVEAWRSKLADEIFYHKFLQFEFSRQWTGLKAYANQNGVEVLGDLPIYLAHDSAEVWAHSDLFCLDSETGLPTQMAGVPPDYFSATGQLWGNPLYNWERMQEDDFNWWIQRFRKLFERVDLVRIDHFRGFEAYWAVPQGEATAINGQWLLAPGKQLFTRLKDELGTLPIIAEDLGVITPEVEALRDEFEFPGMKVLHFAFDSQPDNPYLPFNYTPNCVVYTGTHDNDTTVGWFNKRSPDEQARVQRYLSESSQGIHWDLVRLAFATVANQAIIPLQDVLGLGSEARMNEPSRAAGNWGWRYQADALTEELSDRLRHLTVLYGRFASKR
- a CDS encoding IS5 family transposase — translated: MSKAYPSNLTRAQYEVLSELIPAAKPGGRPRSVDLWEVLNAMLYVLVEGCRWRSLPGDFPAWQTVYTYFRNWRLDGTWISIHDQLHQWVRIDAQRYPSPSEAIIDSQSIKSAAGVHQQVGFDGGKLITGRKRFLTVDTLGLVLRVFVSAANLGEREGGKRVLKRVKRMKKKVSRLITIWVDGGFDGAPFLMWVMDVCRWIVQVVLRPEQTKGFSLLKKRWVVERTFGWLMGCRRLVRDYELLPETSETLIYLAMIRIMVRRLA